A genome region from Actinomycetota bacterium includes the following:
- the cysK gene encoding cysteine synthase A codes for MADNTAELIGGTPLVRLNHIPGDDAATVYVKIEARNPGGSVKDRIGLSMIEAAERDGLLKPGATIVEPTSGNTGIALALVAAVKGYKCLLTMPETMSVERRALLAAFGAELILTPGPEGMGGAIRKAEELDADNATYFMPQQFNNPANPEIHKLTTAVEITGALPNTTIDAFVAGVGTGGTITGVGGVLKTLNPKVQIVAVEPADSPVLSGGQPGPHRIQGIGAGFVPKVLDTALLDKIVTVTNEEAFEMRRLLAVEEGLSAGISSGAATVAAVKIARELGKGKTVVTVLPDTGERYLSMNV; via the coding sequence ATGGCAGACAATACAGCTGAGTTGATTGGCGGAACCCCGTTGGTGAGGTTGAACCATATTCCGGGAGACGACGCGGCTACGGTCTATGTAAAAATCGAAGCCAGAAACCCCGGGGGGAGCGTAAAAGACCGCATCGGTTTATCGATGATCGAAGCGGCCGAACGCGACGGGCTGCTAAAGCCGGGCGCGACGATTGTCGAGCCTACCAGCGGCAATACGGGCATAGCACTGGCGCTGGTGGCGGCGGTCAAGGGATATAAGTGCCTCCTGACGATGCCTGAAACAATGAGCGTAGAGCGCCGGGCTCTTTTAGCGGCGTTCGGGGCGGAACTGATCTTAACGCCGGGTCCGGAGGGCATGGGTGGAGCGATTAGAAAAGCGGAAGAGCTGGATGCCGATAATGCGACGTATTTCATGCCTCAGCAGTTTAACAACCCGGCCAACCCCGAGATTCATAAACTGACCACCGCGGTAGAGATTACCGGAGCGCTGCCGAATACGACCATAGACGCGTTCGTCGCCGGCGTTGGTACAGGCGGTACGATAACAGGCGTTGGCGGCGTGCTCAAAACACTAAATCCAAAGGTACAGATAGTCGCGGTAGAACCGGCGGACTCGCCGGTTCTAAGCGGCGGCCAGCCCGGTCCGCACAGGATTCAAGGCATTGGCGCCGGTTTTGTGCCGAAAGTACTGGACACCGCGTTGCTAGACAAAATCGTTACGGTGACGAACGAGGAAGCGTTTGAGATGCGGCGCCTGCTGGCCGTGGAAGAAGGCTTATCGGCCGGTATATCATCGGGCGCGGCTACTGTCGCGGCGGTTAAGATTGCCCGCGAATTAGGCAAGGGCAAGACCGTTGTTACAGTCCTTCCCGACACGGGCGAGCGTTACTTGAGCATGAACGTCTAG
- a CDS encoding ABC transporter permease, with protein sequence MSVPIALRNLFESRTRFFISVGGVALAILLILTLDGIVAGSIEQVTIYIDQTPFDLIVSQESVRNLHMTTSFFPSARLDQIKRIGGVSRVTPILYATDYLVSGENRSVAYIIGYKPGQPGGPWVLSSGRKELKPGEIIIDEQIASKHGISLGDQVTVLGRAFTIAGLTKDTVTIVNSIAFVRFDDFERARNLRGAVSYAFVGVAKGSSAEKVRGDIQRRITDVTVLAKETFALNEQQVITDMSADIMKIMDFIGLLIGLAALGLTVYTATLVKLREYGVLKALGARGSRLFGLVFEQAMVSVVVGVLFAVLMVFALREGLILAKTNILISIGFASLLRVAIASLVIAVFASAIPIIRIAGVKPAEVFRR encoded by the coding sequence ATGTCCGTGCCGATCGCTTTAAGGAACTTGTTCGAAAGCCGGACTCGTTTCTTCATCAGTGTCGGTGGGGTGGCCCTGGCGATTCTGCTCATCTTGACTCTTGACGGTATAGTCGCCGGCTCGATAGAACAGGTGACGATCTACATCGACCAAACGCCTTTCGACCTCATTGTGTCACAAGAGTCGGTCAGAAACCTTCATATGACGACCTCGTTCTTCCCTTCGGCGAGACTCGACCAAATCAAGAGGATTGGCGGCGTCAGCCGTGTTACGCCGATTCTATACGCGACCGACTATCTGGTTTCGGGCGAAAACCGTAGCGTCGCCTACATTATTGGCTACAAACCCGGCCAGCCGGGCGGCCCTTGGGTTTTGTCGAGCGGCCGCAAAGAACTCAAACCGGGTGAGATTATCATCGACGAACAGATCGCGTCCAAACACGGTATTTCTTTGGGAGACCAAGTCACAGTGCTGGGGCGGGCGTTCACGATTGCCGGATTGACAAAAGACACGGTCACTATCGTGAACTCGATCGCTTTTGTCCGGTTTGATGATTTCGAGCGTGCCCGCAACCTTCGGGGCGCGGTGAGTTATGCGTTCGTCGGCGTGGCAAAAGGCTCATCCGCGGAGAAAGTGCGGGGTGACATCCAACGCCGGATTACGGACGTGACCGTACTGGCGAAAGAAACGTTTGCGCTTAACGAGCAACAGGTGATCACGGACATGAGCGCCGACATCATGAAGATTATGGACTTTATCGGTTTGCTCATAGGGTTGGCGGCGCTTGGATTGACGGTATACACCGCGACTTTAGTCAAACTGCGCGAGTACGGAGTTCTAAAAGCGCTCGGCGCCCGCGGATCCCGTCTGTTCGGATTAGTATTCGAGCAAGCGATGGTTAGCGTCGTCGTAGGAGTTCTATTCGCCGTGTTAATGGTTTTCGCACTTCGCGAAGGTCTCATTCTAGCTAAGACAAATATCCTCATTAGTATTGGATTCGCATCATTACTGCGGGTGGCCATAGCGTCGCTCGTCATCGCCGTGTTCGCTTCGGCCATTCCCATCATCAGGATAGCCGGGGTAAAACCCGCCGAAGTATTTAGACGCTGA
- a CDS encoding O-acetylhomoserine aminocarboxypropyltransferase/cysteine synthase: MAKTQGLETIATHAGQVPDPTTGSRAVPLYQTTSYVFKDTDHAAKLFGLQEFGNIYTRIMNPTTDVFEQRIAAIEGGIAALAVSSGQAATTFALLNVTNIGDEIVSADNLYGGSYQLLHYTLASLGRKVVFVDSTEPEAFKRAITDKTKAIYAETIGNPRLNVPDFEPIAKVAHEAGIPLIVDNTVGVGLVKPLDYGADIIVNSATKYIGGHGTSIGGVIVDSGRFNWGNGKFPSYTEPDPSYHGLKFWDVFGDLPGVGNIAFIIRARVLLLRDLGSAVSPFNSWLFIQGLETLPLRQARHSENALAVAKFLKGHPLVEWVAYPGLEDDPHHLVASKYLKDGYGGLVGFGIKGGLEAGKKFIESVKLFSHLANIGDSKSLVIHPASTTHQQLTADEQASTGVTPDYIRLSVGIENIEDIKADIDQALKTAAT; encoded by the coding sequence ATGGCTAAGACACAAGGATTAGAGACAATAGCAACACACGCGGGGCAAGTTCCCGATCCGACAACCGGATCACGGGCAGTGCCCCTGTACCAGACAACGTCATATGTTTTTAAAGACACGGACCACGCGGCCAAGCTCTTCGGCTTACAGGAGTTCGGGAATATCTACACCCGGATCATGAACCCGACCACGGATGTTTTTGAGCAGAGAATAGCGGCCATAGAAGGCGGAATCGCCGCCCTGGCCGTATCGTCCGGACAGGCCGCGACGACTTTCGCCCTGCTTAACGTGACGAATATCGGCGACGAGATCGTTTCGGCAGACAACCTATACGGCGGGTCCTACCAGCTGTTGCACTACACGCTGGCTAGCCTGGGGCGGAAAGTCGTCTTTGTGGATTCGACAGAGCCCGAAGCTTTCAAGCGGGCGATAACCGACAAGACCAAGGCCATCTACGCCGAGACAATCGGCAACCCGAGGCTGAACGTGCCTGATTTTGAACCGATTGCCAAGGTCGCGCACGAGGCGGGTATCCCCTTAATCGTCGATAACACCGTCGGCGTAGGCTTGGTTAAACCTCTGGATTATGGCGCGGATATAATCGTGAATTCGGCGACCAAGTATATCGGCGGGCATGGAACGTCCATCGGCGGAGTGATTGTCGATTCGGGCCGCTTTAATTGGGGCAACGGTAAGTTCCCGTCGTACACCGAGCCGGACCCGAGCTATCACGGGCTAAAGTTTTGGGACGTATTCGGAGACCTGCCGGGGGTCGGGAATATCGCCTTTATCATCAGGGCAAGAGTCTTGCTGTTAAGGGATCTGGGATCGGCGGTCAGTCCTTTCAACTCCTGGTTGTTCATCCAGGGTTTGGAGACCCTTCCCTTAAGGCAAGCAAGGCATTCGGAGAACGCTTTAGCGGTCGCCAAGTTTCTTAAAGGACATCCGCTGGTGGAATGGGTTGCTTACCCGGGTCTGGAAGACGACCCGCATCACCTCGTCGCTTCCAAGTACCTAAAGGACGGCTACGGCGGTTTGGTCGGATTCGGCATCAAAGGCGGATTGGAAGCCGGTAAGAAATTCATTGAATCGGTAAAGCTTTTTTCGCATTTGGCCAACATCGGCGATTCGAAGAGCCTGGTGATTCACCCCGCGTCAACGACACACCAACAGCTTACGGCTGACGAGCAAGCTTCAACCGGCGTGACTCCGGATTATATCCGGCTGTCGGTAGGAATCGAAAACATCGAGGACATCAAAGCCGACATCGATCAAGCATTGAAAACGGCCGCGACATAA
- a CDS encoding cyclopropane-fatty-acyl-phospholipid synthase family protein, translated as MKTQTVVLDSHAETTLNFFQHILQDYQLNNFAIRLWDGTVWSPGTTEEPRFTLVLKHAEALRNMFLNVSDLTLGEAYIFDDFDIEGDIEAAYQVAEWMIDQGISLTDKARLGHMLLKLPARQRTSGSGSAAGLSGETHSRERDRQAINYHYDVSNDFYSLWLDKNMVYSCAYFATPSDDIDTAQEQKLDYICRKLRLKPGERLLDIGCGWGGLVMFAVREYGVIAEGVTLSESQAELANQLIREAGLTDRCRVNVRDYRDLNDENGYDKLVSVGMFEHVGSALLRTYFKQAFRLLKPGGVFLNHGIASCIPIGEKPKLTGPTFFSEYVFPDGELTNVSKSLTEAELAGFEVRDVESLREHYALTLRNWVSRLEDSRDAAVRETDETTYRIWRLFMSASAYGFRTDRINVYQALLAKPDKGGSGLPLRRADWYA; from the coding sequence ATGAAAACACAAACAGTCGTATTAGACTCACACGCTGAAACCACCTTAAACTTCTTTCAGCACATCCTTCAGGACTATCAACTGAATAACTTTGCGATCCGCTTATGGGACGGAACCGTCTGGAGCCCGGGGACAACGGAAGAGCCCCGGTTTACACTAGTGCTTAAACATGCCGAGGCATTGCGCAACATGTTCTTGAACGTCAGCGATCTAACATTGGGCGAAGCGTATATCTTCGACGACTTCGACATCGAGGGTGATATCGAGGCCGCATACCAGGTCGCGGAATGGATGATAGATCAAGGCATAAGCCTGACAGACAAGGCTCGTCTCGGACACATGTTGCTCAAGTTGCCCGCCCGGCAACGGACTTCAGGTTCAGGCTCGGCAGCCGGGCTTTCCGGGGAAACCCACTCCAGGGAACGTGATCGTCAAGCGATTAACTACCACTATGATGTCTCTAATGATTTTTACTCCCTCTGGCTTGACAAGAACATGGTTTATTCTTGCGCCTACTTTGCCACTCCGTCTGACGACATCGATACCGCCCAGGAACAAAAGCTGGATTACATATGCCGTAAGCTCCGTCTGAAGCCGGGTGAGCGCTTGCTCGATATCGGTTGCGGTTGGGGTGGCCTCGTCATGTTCGCGGTTCGAGAGTATGGCGTCATAGCGGAAGGGGTAACACTTAGCGAGTCACAGGCGGAACTGGCCAACCAGCTCATACGCGAAGCGGGTTTGACAGACCGTTGCCGTGTCAATGTCCGTGACTATCGTGACTTAAACGATGAAAACGGTTATGACAAGTTGGTCAGCGTCGGGATGTTCGAGCATGTCGGCAGCGCGCTTCTGCGCACCTATTTCAAACAGGCATTCCGGTTGCTAAAGCCGGGCGGTGTCTTTTTAAACCATGGTATTGCGTCCTGCATCCCCATCGGTGAGAAGCCCAAGTTGACAGGACCGACATTCTTCAGTGAGTACGTATTCCCGGATGGCGAACTGACGAATGTCAGTAAATCTTTAACCGAGGCCGAGTTGGCCGGTTTTGAGGTAAGGGATGTTGAGAGTCTACGCGAGCATTACGCTCTTACCTTGCGTAACTGGGTGAGCCGTCTGGAAGATTCTCGCGACGCGGCGGTTCGTGAAACCGATGAGACGACCTACCGTATCTGGCGCCTGTTCATGTCGGCTAGCGCCTATGGATTCCGGACAGACCGGATCAATGTTTATCAGGCGCTGCTCGCGAAGCCGGATAAGGGTGGGAGCGGTCTGCCGCTCAGGCGCGCTGACTGGTACGCGTGA
- the nifU gene encoding Fe-S cluster assembly scaffold protein NifU produces the protein MNGVGYSDKVMEHFSNPCNVGMLENPDGVGKVGNPVCGDLMEIMINVDKKTDTIKDIKFRTFGCGAAVATSSMVTELAKGKKLDDALKITRNDVAEELGGLPPIKMHCSNLAADALHVAINDYRSKQKKDS, from the coding sequence ATGAACGGGGTCGGATATTCAGACAAAGTCATGGAACATTTCAGCAACCCGTGTAATGTCGGCATGCTGGAAAATCCGGACGGCGTCGGCAAAGTCGGCAATCCTGTCTGCGGCGATTTAATGGAAATCATGATCAATGTAGACAAGAAGACAGACACCATAAAGGACATAAAGTTCAGGACCTTCGGTTGCGGCGCCGCCGTGGCGACTAGCAGTATGGTTACTGAGCTGGCTAAGGGCAAGAAGTTGGACGACGCCTTGAAGATAACGCGGAACGACGTAGCGGAAGAACTGGGCGGACTGCCGCCAATCAAAATGCATTGCTCGAATCTGGCAGCCGACGCGTTACACGTGGCGATTAATGATTACCGGTCCAAACAGAAGAAAGATTCTTGA
- a CDS encoding ATP-binding cassette domain-containing protein — protein sequence MNKKAVIEALQLVKTYGEGATAVKALDGVDLVVNQGEVVLIMGPSGSGKTTLLSIIGALLTPTSGTVNLAGEDITVLSERGLPDIRMKHLGFIFQDFNLLSALSARENVELVLNLAGIKGAEATRRAEKILIDLGLGERLNFRPDKLSGGEKQRVAIARALANEPEILLCDEPTANLDSKIGHDIVRRLRDIAKQQGRSVVIVSHDTRIREHADRVLWLEDGRFKEVAGMAVDPVCGMSIEKDAAVTKNYQGIDYYFCSAGCAREFEEDPDKFL from the coding sequence GTGAATAAGAAAGCCGTTATCGAAGCATTACAATTAGTCAAGACATATGGTGAAGGCGCGACAGCTGTGAAGGCGCTCGACGGGGTGGACCTTGTGGTAAACCAAGGGGAGGTTGTCCTGATAATGGGGCCCTCTGGAAGCGGCAAGACAACGCTGCTGTCCATCATAGGCGCCCTGTTGACACCGACATCAGGGACCGTGAACCTGGCTGGCGAAGACATCACCGTCCTATCGGAACGCGGGCTGCCCGATATCAGGATGAAACACCTGGGCTTTATCTTTCAGGATTTCAATCTGCTGTCCGCCTTGAGCGCCCGGGAGAACGTTGAGCTGGTGCTTAATCTGGCCGGAATAAAGGGCGCCGAGGCGACGCGCCGGGCCGAGAAGATTCTAATCGATCTGGGACTTGGCGAGCGGTTAAACTTCAGGCCGGATAAGTTGTCCGGCGGTGAGAAACAACGGGTAGCAATTGCTCGCGCGCTGGCCAACGAACCGGAGATTTTGTTATGCGACGAACCGACCGCGAACCTAGACTCAAAAATAGGACACGATATCGTCCGGCGACTTAGAGATATTGCCAAGCAACAAGGGAGAAGCGTTGTGATTGTCAGCCACGATACGCGGATCAGGGAACATGCGGACCGCGTTCTCTGGCTGGAAGACGGACGTTTCAAGGAGGTTGCCGGAATGGCCGTCGATCCCGTTTGCGGTATGTCGATTGAGAAGGACGCAGCGGTAACCAAGAACTATCAAGGCATTGACTACTACTTCTGCTCCGCAGGCTGTGCTCGTGAGTTTGAGGAAGATCCAGATAAATTCTTATAA
- a CDS encoding Rrf2 family transcriptional regulator has protein sequence MKFSAKGEYGIRAIVDVALYAEAGEPRAVNMIARRQGIPIRFLEQVMNALKKGGLVESYRGAAGGYRLARPAEEITLADVIQAVEGPITMMDCVAEGGACDKTTECVIREVFCDVQRSVIDTLAAVTLADVIKRTAAKEAARVPMFEI, from the coding sequence ATGAAATTCTCCGCCAAGGGCGAATACGGGATTCGGGCGATTGTTGATGTAGCTTTATATGCCGAGGCCGGAGAGCCGCGCGCCGTCAATATGATCGCGCGCCGTCAAGGCATTCCGATTAGGTTTCTCGAGCAGGTCATGAACGCTCTTAAGAAAGGCGGTTTGGTCGAAAGCTATCGCGGAGCAGCCGGCGGTTACCGTCTGGCGCGGCCGGCCGAGGAGATTACCCTGGCGGATGTTATCCAGGCTGTCGAGGGGCCGATCACCATGATGGATTGCGTGGCTGAAGGCGGCGCGTGCGATAAGACGACGGAATGCGTGATCAGAGAGGTATTTTGTGACGTCCAGAGATCCGTGATAGACACACTGGCGGCCGTCACCCTAGCCGATGTAATTAAACGCACGGCCGCTAAAGAGGCAGCCCGCGTTCCAATGTTCGAGATTTAG
- a CDS encoding ABC transporter permease, protein MVDVARRNLFQEKLRFIISAGGVALAIMLMVILNGFFAGMNRQVSAYLDNTPVDLVVSQKKVKNFLGASSRVPLQDGTKVEKTAGVRKVIPIFSSYTVLELGGRREFSLLIGFDPDNGGGPWRIVEGTDNINDDEVIFDKLVADRHGFKLGRRVRILGKDFKIAGLSSGTSSWMTGTFFVTFESASRLLAAGDSAGFLLVSAEDKAGIADLKSRLSSEFPDLTVTTKDERAKNDVALYAGVFNKPLQVMVIIAFLIGVMLVGATIYTATVERAREYGMMKAVGARNSMLYRVVFEQALIVAVAGFVLGVALSFLAKVVIAWFAPQFFVLIEWPYLAYVALIAILIGIVASYVPVRTIAGIDPAIAFKRGV, encoded by the coding sequence ATGGTCGACGTAGCTCGACGCAACCTTTTCCAAGAGAAGCTTAGATTCATCATCAGCGCCGGCGGGGTGGCTCTCGCTATCATGCTCATGGTTATCCTGAACGGTTTCTTTGCGGGCATGAACCGGCAGGTGTCGGCGTATCTCGATAACACGCCCGTCGATTTGGTCGTTTCCCAGAAAAAGGTTAAGAACTTTCTTGGCGCCAGCTCCCGGGTACCATTACAGGACGGGACGAAAGTTGAAAAAACCGCCGGGGTGCGGAAAGTAATACCGATATTTTCTTCATATACGGTTTTAGAACTCGGCGGCAGACGTGAGTTCTCCCTGCTTATCGGGTTCGACCCAGACAACGGCGGCGGACCGTGGCGGATTGTCGAGGGAACCGATAACATCAACGATGACGAGGTGATATTCGATAAGCTAGTGGCCGATCGCCACGGATTTAAGCTCGGCCGGCGGGTGCGAATCCTGGGCAAGGATTTCAAGATCGCCGGATTATCCAGCGGGACATCCTCCTGGATGACAGGTACCTTTTTTGTTACCTTCGAATCCGCTTCTCGATTACTGGCGGCCGGAGATAGTGCCGGATTCTTATTGGTTTCTGCAGAAGATAAGGCAGGAATCGCGGATCTTAAAAGCAGGTTATCGAGCGAATTTCCAGATCTTACGGTCACGACTAAGGACGAACGAGCTAAGAACGACGTAGCGCTTTACGCCGGCGTGTTCAACAAACCGCTCCAAGTCATGGTTATTATCGCTTTCCTGATCGGCGTAATGTTGGTCGGCGCGACTATTTATACGGCAACGGTAGAAAGGGCGCGTGAGTACGGCATGATGAAAGCGGTGGGCGCCCGGAACTCGATGTTGTACCGTGTCGTGTTCGAGCAGGCATTGATCGTCGCAGTAGCCGGATTTGTCCTCGGCGTCGCCTTGTCGTTTCTTGCCAAAGTTGTCATTGCCTGGTTTGCGCCGCAGTTTTTTGTGCTGATCGAGTGGCCGTATCTTGCTTATGTAGCCCTTATCGCAATCCTTATCGGAATTGTGGCCTCATACGTTCCGGTGCGGACAATCGCCGGAATCGATCCGGCAATCGCTTTCAAAAGGGGCGTATAG
- the metW gene encoding methionine biosynthesis protein MetW, with amino-acid sequence MITTEIGLKEEIISSWVKTGSTVLELGCGNGVLLNKLKSERGAVVHGIEIDDSSVRECVRIGLDVLHESADGALADYSDNTFDYVIFNDSMQRVVNKPDEVLVEALRVGKRIIVTVPNFAHIKARSQIFFLGRTPVTASLPYEWYNTPNLHFLSIADILAYFRKKDIKLEAVSFISGNRLVKAFPNLRALTGVFLISK; translated from the coding sequence ATGATAACCACTGAGATCGGCCTAAAAGAAGAAATCATAAGCTCTTGGGTTAAGACCGGTTCAACGGTCCTCGAACTTGGCTGCGGCAACGGCGTATTGCTAAACAAACTGAAATCAGAGCGCGGTGCCGTAGTCCACGGTATCGAGATAGACGACTCGAGTGTGCGCGAATGCGTCCGAATAGGACTGGATGTGTTACACGAATCCGCCGACGGCGCGCTGGCTGATTACAGTGACAACACGTTCGATTACGTAATATTTAACGACAGCATGCAGCGAGTCGTTAACAAACCCGACGAAGTGCTTGTAGAAGCGCTGCGCGTGGGCAAACGCATAATCGTTACGGTTCCGAATTTCGCGCACATCAAGGCCCGTTCGCAAATATTCTTTCTGGGTCGCACGCCGGTAACCGCTTCCTTGCCTTATGAGTGGTACAACACACCCAACCTGCATTTCTTAAGCATCGCCGATATACTCGCGTACTTTCGCAAGAAAGACATCAAGCTGGAAGCGGTGTCATTCATCAGCGGCAACCGGTTGGTGAAAGCTTTTCCGAATCTGAGGGCGTTAACAGGCGTGTTCTTGATTTCAAAATAG
- a CDS encoding Fe-S-containing protein, producing the protein MSKKSGKKKHSGAAKKAKPKADGKKYGPFAAVVIVIAVVVGLIAFSSAGKDGPAGAGSAANSGAAGTSQTAAADKIEMTDVKATVANGSITVSENEVRKAGIVYFEYKGAKDVNLLAYAGPSGKIVAAVSLCEPCRGQKFHIEGTTLVCNTCGSVWELETHNAVSGACTKYPPEILQSETVNGQVVIPEKNVLAWEPRV; encoded by the coding sequence ATGAGCAAGAAGAGTGGGAAGAAGAAACATTCAGGCGCCGCTAAGAAGGCGAAACCTAAGGCTGACGGGAAGAAGTATGGACCGTTTGCCGCGGTCGTGATTGTCATTGCCGTCGTCGTTGGCCTGATCGCGTTTTCGTCGGCCGGTAAAGACGGCCCAGCCGGTGCCGGCAGCGCGGCAAATAGCGGGGCGGCGGGTACCAGCCAAACGGCTGCGGCAGACAAGATCGAAATGACAGACGTCAAAGCGACTGTCGCGAACGGAAGCATAACGGTTTCTGAAAACGAGGTTCGCAAGGCGGGCATCGTGTACTTCGAATACAAGGGAGCGAAAGACGTAAATCTGCTGGCGTACGCGGGTCCTTCAGGCAAGATAGTCGCCGCGGTCAGCCTTTGCGAGCCGTGCCGTGGACAGAAGTTTCATATCGAAGGCACGACGCTGGTCTGCAATACATGCGGTTCGGTTTGGGAACTTGAGACGCATAACGCGGTTTCCGGCGCTTGCACGAAGTATCCGCCAGAGATCTTACAGTCGGAGACTGTGAACGGCCAAGTCGTTATACCGGAAAAAAACGTGCTGGCCTGGGAGCCGCGCGTCTAG
- a CDS encoding homoserine O-acetyltransferase, producing the protein MSASIGLVQTEYAEFKELIVESGQRLAPVTLAYETYGELDEDKANAILIQHAFSGDAHAAGWHEGEPKPGWWEPMIGPGKAFDTNKYFVICSNVIGGCKGSTGPSSVNPATGHPYALSFPDITINDMAAAQKLLIDYLGIDRLLAVAGGSMGGQQALSWVARYPDRIKSAILIATAAKHSPQQIAFNVVGRQAILTDPKWNSGNYYDGPGPDAGLALARMVGHITYMSADSMEEKFGRKTGPRLSNAFSGGFEVEGYLEHQGTSFVERFDANSYLYLTKAIDSYDVSGGRPLADVFKGVEASLLVLAFKSDWLYPAEQSREIVKACKRAGVKTTFVELNSTYGHDAFLVEVEEETQVVEHFLERINHDNH; encoded by the coding sequence GTGAGCGCCAGTATCGGCCTTGTACAAACCGAATACGCGGAGTTCAAAGAGCTCATTGTGGAGAGCGGCCAGCGGCTCGCCCCGGTTACGCTGGCGTACGAGACATACGGTGAGCTGGATGAGGACAAGGCAAACGCCATCCTCATCCAGCATGCCTTCTCAGGCGACGCGCACGCCGCAGGGTGGCATGAAGGAGAGCCAAAGCCGGGTTGGTGGGAGCCAATGATCGGCCCGGGCAAGGCCTTCGACACAAACAAGTATTTTGTTATCTGCTCGAACGTTATCGGAGGCTGCAAAGGAAGCACCGGTCCGTCGTCGGTCAATCCGGCCACGGGACATCCTTACGCACTTTCTTTTCCTGACATAACAATTAACGATATGGCTGCGGCCCAGAAGCTTTTAATCGACTACCTGGGTATTGACAGGCTTCTGGCGGTAGCCGGGGGATCGATGGGTGGCCAACAGGCCTTATCCTGGGTCGCCCGATATCCCGACAGGATCAAAAGCGCCATTCTGATCGCGACGGCGGCCAAGCATTCGCCGCAGCAAATCGCCTTCAACGTTGTCGGCCGTCAGGCGATTCTTACGGATCCTAAGTGGAATAGCGGAAATTACTATGACGGTCCCGGACCGGACGCCGGTTTGGCTTTAGCCAGAATGGTCGGACACATCACTTATATGAGCGCCGATTCCATGGAGGAAAAGTTCGGGCGGAAGACCGGACCGAGATTATCAAACGCGTTTAGCGGGGGCTTCGAGGTCGAAGGCTACCTTGAACACCAAGGAACCAGTTTTGTCGAGCGTTTTGACGCCAATTCGTATCTTTATTTGACCAAGGCAATTGACTCGTACGACGTATCCGGCGGACGTCCGCTGGCCGACGTTTTCAAGGGCGTTGAGGCGAGCCTTCTGGTGCTGGCGTTCAAGTCGGACTGGCTTTACCCGGCTGAACAATCACGGGAAATCGTCAAGGCATGCAAGCGGGCCGGTGTCAAAACTACATTCGTTGAGTTGAACTCAACCTACGGGCACGACGCTTTTTTGGTAGAGGTTGAAGAGGAGACACAGGTCGTGGAGCATTTCCTGGAGAGAATCAATCATGATAACCACTGA